The Caenorhabditis elegans chromosome I genome includes the window CGGTATGTACATCTACGGATGTAGCATGATCCGAAAACAAAGATTACGGCTTGAGAGAAACATGTCGGGGAGAGTCCCAGCGCCATGTAATTTCTTTATTTCGAGTGCGATTGGATAACTAATATTTTTGAGCGGTGTAGAAATAAAACCCAAATACTGGTAAAATGACAAGACACGGATAAAATCCAATCGCTTGGGTTTAAGTgcttctaacatttttcaccTATTGGGAAAAGATAAGGGAATTTCTCAGGACGCCAAGACATATATAAAACGCCCATGCTATGGTACccttattcatttattttaggCTTTAGTAATTTTAAGGAGTCTCCAGAATTCCAGCGATCCATtccaaaacctgaaaaaatccTGAATGTTTCATCTCGCCTCGAGATGTACTGAAAGATACACCAGCCTTATCTAGTGCTTTTGCGTCGTGGTGTATCGATGTTTGGAGAATGAGGATCTATCCGTTGGAAGGTGAATTTCCAggttccgaaaaaaaaatagtttaagcTATAAACACAATGACAAATGGATATGAGGGACGTACAGAATACAGTcatatgtcaaaaaaaaattgggttttgaggtaccaaaatgaaaatatatctTCTGAGGTATTCAGTTATATTGAATTATATTGAAAGCTTTAATGTGGAAATCtaaaagcagaaaaaatcggttttttcaCATACAAACCGAGTAGTGAATTTCAAATAGTCAGATTTcaaatagttaaaaaaaacgacataTCAAAGATCAGGCCTTGAAACCTACGAGATTAGGTCGGATTTCACTATTTCTTAACCCGTGCTAGGGAACATTATTTAGAGTAGGTGAAGAATTCTGTAGAAAATTGTACAATTGTTCAGACAACTTTTCAGTCGACATATATTTGCATGTTTTTatcttttgtaaaattaaaaaaaattgacaatgaTTCCTGTGAACACTTTATCAAACAACTtcaatatcgaaaaaaatcataattcaCAACTACAGGATTAGTATCATTTTTCCTCAATTCTGGATGTAGAAGCTCATCCAGTAAAAGCATCGTGTCCTGTGGAAACCGGTGAAGAGAGACGAATTTTTGAGATGAGAATTGCCCGGCCtgtaaaacatttattcaagTTGATACAACTAATGGAATCGGGTTCAGTATATCATAAAACCTCTgcaattatattttcattgtTCATTAATAATCTAATTTAATCAGTGGTGGGcagcaaacgatttttccggtaaacggcaaattggcaatttgccgaaaataaacatttccggcaatttgccgaatttgttgacaaaaaaatttcaaagaaaaataacgGGGCATACTATGATTgtgatatttgtttttttctgaatccaAACCAGACTGCTAAATAGGCTTAATACACAAGACTGACCTCAACTGCAGCCTGCTCACTCGGCCTATACGGCATGAACCGATTGAATCCCTTGTCATCTCTGGTGTCAGTTGGATAGATTCCCACTCTTGCCAGACACCTTCCCATTCCACGATCCTCTGCCCAATCATAAGGACACCCGTACTCATCGTGGTACAATTTCTCCACAAAAATCTTCACTGCAGCGTTGGAAAGGATATAACCGGCTCCACCGGAGTTGTAACCGTTTTTCTAAATTCGTAAGTTAGGTATTCTACTTCGAAAAAATAGTGGAAAACTTACAAGACCAGATTTTATCACGTATCCTAGATATAATGGCTTCGAAGGGTCTAAAGTGTTCAGGTACTCCCTCAAGTGATCCATTGCAAAATATGTATCATCATCTGCCTTTAAGTACCAATCAAAGGAGTTTGAAATGTGCATATAAGAGTAGTAGAATCCaaatatggattttcgaaacaaatcgaaaaatgagtCTTCTAGATTTTTATAAACCGTGGAATACGTCATGTTGGCGCTCGGAAGCGGAGTTTTTGAGAAGAACCGCCCGTTGTCACATCTCCGCAGCCACGTAGCTGCTATGGAAGGAACACGGTCATTATAGTAACGTTCAGAAGTCTCAACAAAGCAGAATATTTGTCCAGAGTTTGGTAGCCTCAGAGTGGAAGCTGAATGCTCAATTCCTGGAATCAACTTGTCAATGCTCCgagttctagaaaaaatattacatcGTACACATTTCTGCCATAGTTTCGACTT containing:
- the E03H4.3 gene encoding N-acetylgalactosaminide beta-1,3-galactosyltransferase (Predicted) codes for the protein MILTFERLDKVALLTLATVTALNYQFSNYNLTFLMPVELYTHFPAIIHQELFPPTRSIDKLIPGIEHSASTLRLPNSGQIFCFVETSERYYNDRVPSIAATWLRRCDNGRFFSKTPLPSANMTYSTVYKNLEDSFFDLFRKSIFGFYYSYMHISNSFDWYLKADDDTYFAMDHLREYLNTLDPSKPLYLGYVIKSGLKNGYNSGGAGYILSNAAVKIFVEKLYHDEYGCPYDWAEDRGMGRCLARVGIYPTDTRDDKGFNRFMPYRPSEQAAVEAGQFSSQKFVSLHRFPQDTMLLLDELLHPELRKNDTNPVVVNYDFFRY